A single genomic interval of Zunongwangia sp. HGR-M22 harbors:
- the secE gene encoding preprotein translocase subunit SecE, protein MAGIVNYISESYNELKNHVTWTSWPEAQRLTILVAVFSIVFSLAIWGIDTLFSNVIEGYFEWVKS, encoded by the coding sequence ATGGCAGGAATAGTTAATTATATATCTGAGTCTTATAACGAATTAAAAAACCATGTTACCTGGACAAGTTGGCCTGAAGCTCAAAGGTTAACAATACTCGTTGCAGTTTTTTCTATTGTATTCTCTTTAGCTATATGGGGTATTGATACCTTGTTTAGCAATGTAATCGAAGGATATTTTGAATGGGTAAAATCGTAA
- the nusG gene encoding transcription termination/antitermination protein NusG — MADVKDKKWYVVRAVSGQENKVKDYIEREISHMGMEDWVDQVLVPTEKVIQIRNGKKINKERVYFPGYIMVQANLGGEIPHIIKGINGVIGFLGETKGGDPVPLRQSEVNRMLGKVDELAVKTDNVAIPFTLGETIKVIDGPFNGFNGTVEKINEEKRKLEVMVKIFGRKTPLELSYMQVEKV, encoded by the coding sequence ATGGCAGACGTTAAGGATAAAAAATGGTATGTTGTTCGTGCTGTAAGTGGACAAGAAAATAAAGTAAAAGATTACATAGAGCGGGAGATTTCTCACATGGGTATGGAAGACTGGGTAGACCAGGTATTAGTTCCTACTGAAAAAGTGATTCAGATTCGTAATGGCAAAAAGATTAATAAGGAAAGAGTTTATTTTCCTGGTTATATAATGGTTCAGGCTAATCTGGGTGGAGAAATTCCTCATATTATAAAAGGTATTAATGGTGTAATAGGTTTTCTTGGAGAAACAAAAGGAGGAGATCCTGTTCCATTAAGACAATCTGAAGTTAATCGTATGCTTGGTAAAGTTGACGAATTAGCTGTTAAAACCGATAACGTTGCAATTCCATTTACTTTAGGAGAGACTATTAAAGTTATTGATGGTCCTTTTAATGGTTTTAATGGAACTGTAGAGAAAATTAACGAAGAGAAAAGAAAGCTTGAAGTTATGGTTAAGATCTTTGGAAGAAAAACTCCTTTAGAGCTTAGTTATATGCAAGTTGAAAAAGTATAA
- a CDS encoding tyrosine-type recombinase/integrase translates to MSINQFNDYLLLEKNYSAHTIKAYEADLLSFQDFIEIEFGGCDFQQINYSQIRSWIISLSEAGLSNRSINRKISSLKSFYKFLQKVEDVVVSPLQKHKPLKTGKKIQIPFSEKEILSALDSINIDAFEGARDKAIIEVFYSTGLRRSELINLKLMDLDSSQLNLKVLGKRNKERYVPLLENVYQNLQYYIEKRQNEGFGLFPEDYLFVSAKGDKMSESLVYRIINNYFSKASSKLKKSPHILRHSFATHLLNQGADLNAVKELLGHSSLASTQVYTHNSIAELKNIHKTAHPRNSKN, encoded by the coding sequence ATGTCCATTAATCAGTTTAATGACTACCTTCTCTTGGAGAAGAATTATTCAGCGCATACCATTAAGGCATATGAGGCTGATTTGCTTTCCTTTCAGGATTTTATTGAAATCGAATTTGGGGGCTGTGATTTTCAGCAAATAAATTATTCGCAAATTCGGAGTTGGATCATAAGCCTTTCTGAAGCAGGTCTTTCTAATAGAAGTATAAATCGTAAAATTTCATCTTTAAAATCTTTTTATAAATTCTTGCAAAAAGTTGAAGATGTAGTTGTGTCCCCACTTCAAAAGCATAAGCCTCTTAAAACGGGTAAGAAGATCCAGATTCCATTTTCAGAAAAAGAAATCCTTAGTGCATTAGATAGTATAAATATAGATGCCTTTGAGGGGGCTAGAGATAAGGCAATCATAGAAGTGTTTTATTCAACAGGATTAAGACGTAGCGAATTGATAAATCTAAAATTAATGGATTTGGATTCGTCACAACTTAATCTCAAAGTCTTGGGTAAAAGAAATAAAGAGCGTTACGTTCCTTTGCTAGAAAACGTATATCAAAACTTGCAATATTATATTGAAAAGAGACAAAATGAAGGGTTTGGGCTTTTTCCTGAAGATTATTTGTTTGTTTCTGCCAAGGGAGATAAAATGAGTGAAAGTCTTGTTTATAGAATTATAAATAACTATTTTAGTAAGGCGTCGAGTAAGTTAAAAAAGAGTCCTCATATACTAAGACACTCTTTTGCGACGCACTTACTTAATCAGGGAGCAGATTTAAACGCTGTGAAAGAATTGTTAGGACATTCTAGCCTGGCATCAACACAAGTTTATACGCATAATAGTATTGCAGAACTTAAAAACATTCATAAAACAGCTCATCCCCGTAATAGTAAGAACTAG
- the rplA gene encoding 50S ribosomal protein L1 has protein sequence MAKLTKKQKEAQSKIENGRTYSVAEASALIKEVSSESFDASVDLAVRLNVDPRKANQMVRGVVTLPHGTGKDVKVLALVTPDKEQEAKDAGADYVGLDEYLEKIKGGWTDVDVIITMPSVMGKLGPLGRILGPRGLMPNPKTGTVTMDISKAVSDVKAGKIDFKVDKTGIVHAGVGKVSFESDKIAGNARELLTTLVKLKPQAAKGVYIKSIHMSSTMGPGVAIDTKRFTEQ, from the coding sequence ATGGCAAAGTTGACTAAAAAACAAAAAGAAGCTCAGTCTAAAATCGAAAACGGTAGAACCTATTCGGTAGCAGAAGCTTCTGCCTTAATAAAAGAAGTTTCTAGTGAGAGCTTTGATGCTTCAGTGGATTTAGCGGTTCGTTTGAATGTTGATCCTCGTAAAGCCAATCAAATGGTAAGAGGTGTTGTAACACTTCCTCACGGAACTGGTAAAGATGTTAAAGTTCTTGCGTTAGTTACTCCAGATAAAGAACAAGAAGCTAAGGATGCAGGTGCAGATTATGTTGGTCTTGATGAATACCTTGAGAAAATTAAAGGTGGTTGGACAGACGTTGATGTAATCATTACTATGCCTAGCGTGATGGGTAAATTAGGTCCGTTAGGTCGTATTTTAGGACCTAGAGGTTTAATGCCAAACCCAAAAACAGGTACAGTTACTATGGATATTTCTAAAGCAGTATCTGATGTAAAAGCTGGTAAAATCGACTTTAAAGTAGATAAAACTGGTATTGTACACGCAGGGGTTGGAAAAGTATCTTTCGAATCTGATAAGATTGCTGGAAACGCGAGAGAATTATTAACTACGCTTGTAAAACTGAAACCTCAGGCTGCTAAAGGTGTTTACATTAAAAGTATTCACATGTCCAGTACAATGGGGCCTGGTGTTGCAATAGATACAAAAAGGTTTACTGAGCAATAA
- the rplK gene encoding 50S ribosomal protein L11, with product MAKEVSKVVKLQVRGGAANPSPPVGPALGAAGVNIMEFCKQFNGRTQDKQGKVLPVAITVYSDKSFDFVIKTPPAAVQLMEAAKTKKGSGEPNRKKVASVSWDQIKDIAEDKMQDLNAFTVESAMKMVAGTARSMGITVKGDAPF from the coding sequence ATGGCAAAAGAAGTAAGTAAAGTTGTAAAACTACAAGTTCGCGGAGGTGCTGCTAACCCTTCACCACCAGTTGGACCTGCTTTAGGTGCTGCCGGAGTTAATATCATGGAATTCTGTAAGCAATTCAATGGTAGAACTCAGGATAAACAAGGAAAAGTGCTACCAGTAGCAATTACGGTTTATTCTGATAAGTCTTTTGATTTTGTAATCAAGACTCCACCTGCAGCTGTACAGCTAATGGAAGCAGCAAAGACTAAGAAAGGTTCAGGAGAGCCAAACAGAAAGAAAGTAGCAAGTGTGTCTTGGGATCAAATTAAAGATATCGCAGAAGATAAAATGCAAGATTTAAATGCATTTACTGTGGAATCTGCAATGAAAATGGTTGCTGGTACTGCTCGTTCTATGGGTATAACTGTAAAAGGTGATGCACCGTTTTAA
- a CDS encoding acyl-CoA dehydrogenase family protein gives MNSMYFNEEHALFRESFRDFLQKEVVPHIDKWEETGTIDRFIWQKFGEMGYFGLYQPEEYGGLNLDIFYTIIFLEELQKINSGGFAAAMWAHAYLAMTHVKIEAGEALKEKYLAPSIRGEMIGALCVTEPFGGSDVAGMRTTAEKKGDTYILNGSKTFITNGVYADYLVVAAKTSPELKSKGMSIFIVDRNAKGVSASKLNKLGWKASDTGEIAFDNVEVPADHLLGEEDKGFSYIMQHFAMERLIMGVNAHARAEFALDYAIDYMSEREAFGKKINEFQALRHKIADMVSEVTVIKEFNYATAYKLGNGEYPVKEASMSKLLSTKIADEVIYGSLQMLGGYGYTEDYPLARMFRDSRLGPIGGGTSEILREIISKMVIDKKEYKAPVKEVFKS, from the coding sequence ATGAATTCCATGTATTTTAACGAAGAGCATGCTCTTTTTAGAGAGAGTTTTAGAGATTTTTTACAGAAAGAAGTAGTTCCGCACATCGATAAATGGGAGGAGACCGGGACTATAGACCGTTTTATCTGGCAGAAGTTTGGCGAGATGGGATATTTTGGCTTATATCAGCCGGAAGAATATGGTGGTCTTAATCTCGATATATTCTATACAATAATATTTCTCGAAGAATTACAAAAGATCAATTCAGGGGGATTTGCAGCGGCTATGTGGGCACACGCCTATTTAGCAATGACGCATGTTAAAATAGAAGCTGGCGAAGCTTTAAAAGAAAAGTATCTAGCGCCTAGTATTCGTGGGGAGATGATAGGGGCACTTTGCGTTACTGAACCTTTTGGAGGCTCTGATGTAGCTGGTATGCGAACTACAGCAGAAAAGAAAGGAGATACTTATATATTGAATGGCTCAAAAACCTTTATAACCAATGGTGTTTATGCAGATTATTTGGTAGTTGCTGCGAAAACAAGTCCAGAGCTTAAGAGTAAGGGGATGAGTATTTTTATTGTAGATAGAAATGCTAAGGGAGTTTCTGCTTCCAAATTGAATAAGCTGGGTTGGAAAGCTTCAGATACTGGAGAAATTGCATTTGATAATGTAGAAGTTCCTGCAGATCATTTATTAGGTGAAGAGGATAAAGGTTTCTCATATATTATGCAGCATTTTGCTATGGAGCGATTAATTATGGGGGTGAATGCGCATGCGCGAGCAGAGTTTGCTTTAGATTATGCTATAGATTATATGAGTGAGCGGGAAGCTTTTGGAAAGAAAATAAATGAATTTCAGGCGCTAAGGCATAAAATCGCAGATATGGTAAGCGAGGTTACGGTAATAAAAGAATTTAATTACGCAACCGCATATAAATTGGGCAATGGTGAGTATCCGGTTAAAGAAGCTAGTATGTCTAAGTTATTAAGCACCAAAATTGCCGACGAGGTTATTTACGGGAGTTTACAAATGCTGGGCGGTTATGGTTACACAGAAGATTATCCACTGGCGAGAATGTTTAGGGATAGTAGGCTAGGGCCTATTGGAGGCGGAACATCTGAAATTTTACGAGAGATTATTTCGAAAATGGTAATTGATAAAAAAGAGTACAAAGCACCGGTAAAAGAAGTTTTTAAATCCTAA
- the rplJ gene encoding 50S ribosomal protein L10 → MTREEKSKVIEDLTAQLADTSTIYIADISGLDAGTTSNLRRACFKANVQLAVVKNTLLTKAMEASDKDFGELPTTLKGNTSIMISETGNAPAKVIKEFRKKNEKPILKGAFIDEAIYVGDEYLEALSNIKSKEEVIGDIVGLLQSPAKNVVSALKSGGGKIAGILKTLSEKED, encoded by the coding sequence ATGACAAGAGAAGAAAAATCAAAAGTAATAGAAGATTTAACTGCCCAGTTAGCTGATACTTCAACTATCTATATTGCAGATATCTCAGGTTTAGATGCCGGAACAACCTCTAATTTACGTAGAGCTTGTTTTAAAGCTAATGTACAACTTGCGGTAGTTAAGAATACGTTACTAACTAAAGCGATGGAGGCTTCAGATAAAGATTTTGGAGAACTTCCTACAACTTTAAAGGGTAACACCTCTATAATGATTTCTGAAACTGGTAATGCACCAGCTAAAGTAATCAAAGAATTTAGAAAGAAGAACGAAAAACCAATTCTTAAAGGAGCTTTTATAGACGAAGCTATTTATGTTGGAGATGAGTATTTAGAAGCTCTTTCTAATATTAAATCTAAAGAAGAGGTTATTGGGGATATTGTTGGATTATTACAATCTCCTGCTAAAAATGTTGTTTCAGCACTTAAATCTGGTGGTGGAAAAATTGCAGGAATCCTTAAAACTCTTTCTGAAAAAGAGGACTAG
- the rplL gene encoding 50S ribosomal protein L7/L12: MADLKEFAEQLVNLTVKEVNELADILKEEYGIEPAAAAVAVAGGAAAGGEDAAEEQTEFDVILKAPGGSKLAVVKLVKELTGLGLKDAKELVDGAPKPVKEGVAKDEAEALKSQLEEAGAEVELK, encoded by the coding sequence ATGGCAGATTTAAAAGAATTCGCAGAACAGTTAGTTAACTTAACAGTAAAGGAAGTTAATGAGTTAGCTGATATTTTAAAAGAAGAGTATGGTATTGAGCCTGCTGCTGCAGCTGTAGCTGTTGCTGGTGGTGCTGCTGCTGGTGGTGAAGACGCTGCTGAAGAGCAAACAGAATTTGATGTAATTCTTAAAGCTCCAGGTGGATCTAAACTAGCTGTAGTAAAACTAGTTAAAGAATTAACAGGTCTTGGACTTAAAGATGCTAAAGAATTAGTAGACGGAGCTCCAAAACCAGTTAAAGAAGGAGTTGCTAAAGATGAAGCAGAAGCTTTAAAATCTCAATTAGAAGAAGCAGGAGCTGAGGTTGAGCTTAAATAA
- the hpf gene encoding ribosome hibernation-promoting factor, HPF/YfiA family: MKVNVQSVNFNADQKLIDFIQKKMDKLENYYNKVVFADVFLKVQNTSDKENKITEILLSIPGEDIMVKKTCKRFEECVDECVSSLQRQLIKRKEKSKLYA, encoded by the coding sequence ATGAAAGTAAATGTGCAGTCTGTAAATTTTAATGCGGATCAAAAACTAATTGATTTTATTCAAAAGAAAATGGATAAACTCGAGAATTATTATAACAAGGTGGTTTTTGCAGATGTTTTTCTGAAAGTTCAGAATACAAGCGATAAGGAAAATAAAATTACAGAAATTTTACTAAGTATACCTGGTGAAGATATTATGGTGAAAAAGACCTGTAAAAGATTTGAAGAATGTGTAGATGAGTGTGTTAGCTCTTTGCAGCGCCAATTGATTAAAAGGAAAGAGAAATCTAAATTATACGCCTAG
- the rpoB gene encoding DNA-directed RNA polymerase subunit beta, which produces MLAKQTERLSFSSVKNRPDYPDFLDIQIKSFQDFFQLETKSEERGNEGLYNTFLENFPITDTRNQFVLEFLDYFVDPPRYSIQECIERGLTYSVPLKARLKLYCTDPEHEDFETIVQDVYLGTIPYMTPSGTFCINGAERVVVSQLHRSPGVFFGQSFHANGTKLYSARVIPFKGSWIEFATDINSVMYAYIDRKKKLPVTTLFRAIGFERDKDILEIFDLAEEVKVSKTGLKKVLGRKLAARVLNTWYEDFVDEDTGEVVSIERNEIVLDRDTELDKDHIEEILETGTKTILLHKEDNSTGDYAIIHNTLQKDPTNSEKEAVEHIYRQLRNAEPPDEETARGIIDKLFFSDQRYSLGEVGRYRMNKKLGLDIGMDKQVLTKEDIITIIKYLIELINSKAEIDDIDHLSNRRVRTVGEQLSQQFGVGLARMARTIRERMNVRDNEVFTPIDLINAKTLSSVINSFFGTNQLSQFMDQTNPLAEITHKRRLSALGPGGLSRERAGFEVRDVHYTHYGRLCPIETPEGPNIGLISSLSVYAKVNGMGFIETPYRKVSEGQINISEEPIYLSAEEEEGKMIAQANIPTEDDGTIDTDKVIARMEGDFPVVDPKEVHYTDVAPNQISSISASLIPFLEHDDANRALMGSNMMRQAVPLLRADSPIVGTGLERQVATDSRVLINAEGEGEVEYVDAQKITIKYDRTEEERMVSFDSDSKTYNLIKFRKTNQGTSINLKPIVSVGDRVTKGQVLCQGYATDKGELALGRNMKVAFMPWKGYNFEDAIVISEKVVRDDIFTSIHIDEYSLEVRDTKLGNEELTNDIPNVSEDATKDLDEHGMIRVGAEVKPGDILIGKITPKGESDPTPEEKLLRAIFGDKAGDVKDASLKASPSLSGVVINKKLFARAIKDKRKRAQDKEDVAVLEKKYEAKFAVLKSNLIDKLFAIVGGKTAQGVQNDLGEEVLPKGKKYTLKMLNSVDDYAHLTQGTWTTDDHTNALVADLLHNYKIKENDLQGNLRREKFTISVGDELPSGILKLAKVYIAKKRKLKVGDKMAGRHGNKGIVARIVRQEDMPFLDDGTPVDIVLNPLGVPSRMNIGQIYETVLGWAGQKLGKKYATPIFDGASLDKINELTDEAGIPRFGHTYLFDGGTGQRFDQRATVGVIYMLKLGHMIDDKMHARSIGPYSLITQQPLGGKAQFGGQRFGEMEVWALEAYGASSTLREILTVKSDDVIGRAKTYESIVKGEPMPEPGLPESFNVLMHELKGLGLDLKLEE; this is translated from the coding sequence ATGTTAGCAAAGCAAACTGAAAGATTGAGTTTCTCTTCTGTAAAGAATAGACCTGACTATCCTGACTTTTTGGATATCCAAATCAAGTCTTTCCAGGATTTCTTTCAATTAGAAACAAAATCAGAAGAGCGGGGAAATGAAGGTCTCTACAATACCTTCCTTGAAAATTTCCCAATTACGGATACCCGTAACCAATTTGTATTAGAATTTTTAGATTATTTTGTAGATCCACCGCGATATTCTATTCAAGAGTGTATTGAACGTGGTCTTACTTATAGTGTACCTTTAAAAGCAAGGCTTAAACTATATTGTACAGATCCAGAGCACGAGGATTTCGAAACTATCGTTCAGGATGTTTATTTAGGGACTATTCCTTATATGACCCCTAGTGGAACTTTTTGCATTAATGGAGCAGAGCGTGTAGTTGTTTCTCAGCTTCATCGTTCTCCAGGAGTATTCTTTGGACAATCATTCCATGCAAATGGAACTAAATTATATTCTGCCAGAGTAATTCCTTTTAAAGGTTCTTGGATAGAATTTGCAACAGATATCAATAGCGTTATGTACGCATATATTGATAGAAAGAAAAAATTACCTGTAACAACTCTTTTCCGCGCAATTGGATTTGAGCGCGATAAGGATATTTTAGAAATCTTTGATCTTGCAGAAGAAGTTAAGGTTTCAAAAACAGGACTTAAAAAAGTTTTAGGTAGAAAGTTAGCTGCTCGTGTTCTTAATACATGGTATGAAGATTTTGTTGATGAAGATACTGGTGAAGTTGTATCTATCGAGCGTAACGAGATTGTTTTAGATCGTGATACTGAACTTGACAAAGATCACATAGAAGAAATCCTTGAAACGGGAACTAAGACAATTCTTCTTCACAAAGAAGACAATTCTACCGGTGATTATGCTATTATTCATAATACACTTCAAAAGGATCCAACAAATTCTGAAAAAGAAGCGGTTGAACATATCTATCGTCAGCTACGTAATGCTGAACCGCCAGATGAAGAAACTGCTCGTGGAATTATCGATAAGCTTTTCTTCTCAGACCAACGTTATAGTCTTGGTGAAGTAGGTCGTTACAGAATGAATAAAAAACTTGGTCTTGATATCGGAATGGATAAGCAGGTGCTTACCAAAGAAGATATTATTACCATTATAAAATATTTAATTGAGTTAATTAACTCTAAAGCAGAGATCGATGATATCGATCACTTGTCTAACCGTCGTGTTAGAACTGTTGGGGAGCAATTATCTCAGCAATTTGGAGTTGGTTTAGCGCGTATGGCTCGTACCATCCGCGAAAGAATGAACGTTAGGGATAATGAGGTATTTACACCTATAGATCTTATCAACGCGAAGACATTATCTTCAGTAATTAACTCGTTCTTCGGTACCAACCAGCTTTCTCAGTTTATGGATCAAACAAATCCATTAGCAGAGATTACTCACAAACGTCGTCTTTCAGCTTTAGGGCCAGGTGGTCTTTCTAGAGAAAGAGCTGGTTTTGAGGTACGTGATGTTCATTACACTCACTATGGAAGATTATGTCCTATTGAAACTCCTGAAGGACCTAATATTGGTCTAATTTCATCGCTTTCAGTTTATGCGAAAGTAAACGGAATGGGATTCATTGAAACTCCTTATAGAAAAGTTTCAGAAGGGCAAATAAATATTTCTGAAGAGCCAATTTATTTAAGTGCTGAAGAGGAAGAAGGAAAAATGATTGCGCAGGCAAACATTCCTACTGAAGATGATGGTACGATAGATACAGATAAAGTTATTGCTCGTATGGAGGGTGACTTCCCTGTAGTAGATCCTAAAGAGGTTCATTATACAGATGTTGCTCCTAACCAGATTTCATCAATTTCAGCTTCTTTGATTCCGTTCTTAGAACATGATGATGCCAACCGTGCATTGATGGGATCTAACATGATGCGCCAGGCAGTTCCGTTATTAAGAGCAGATTCTCCTATCGTAGGAACTGGATTGGAAAGACAGGTTGCTACAGATTCTCGTGTTTTGATTAATGCTGAAGGAGAAGGTGAAGTAGAATATGTAGACGCACAGAAAATTACAATTAAATACGATCGTACGGAAGAAGAGAGAATGGTTAGTTTCGATTCAGATTCTAAAACTTATAATCTTATCAAATTCCGTAAAACTAACCAAGGAACGTCTATTAACCTTAAGCCAATTGTAAGCGTAGGAGATAGAGTAACTAAAGGTCAGGTTTTATGTCAGGGGTATGCTACCGATAAAGGTGAGCTAGCACTAGGTCGTAATATGAAAGTAGCCTTTATGCCTTGGAAAGGGTATAACTTTGAGGATGCGATTGTAATTTCGGAAAAAGTTGTAAGAGACGATATCTTTACATCTATTCATATCGATGAGTATTCTTTAGAAGTTCGTGATACTAAATTAGGTAACGAAGAACTTACTAATGATATTCCTAATGTTTCAGAAGATGCTACTAAGGATCTTGATGAACACGGTATGATTAGAGTAGGTGCAGAAGTGAAGCCTGGGGATATTCTTATTGGTAAGATCACTCCTAAAGGAGAAAGCGATCCAACACCAGAAGAAAAACTTCTTAGAGCGATCTTTGGTGATAAAGCAGGAGATGTGAAAGATGCTTCATTAAAAGCCTCACCATCATTAAGTGGTGTAGTAATTAATAAGAAGTTATTTGCTCGTGCAATTAAAGATAAGCGCAAGAGAGCGCAGGATAAGGAAGATGTTGCTGTTTTAGAGAAGAAGTATGAAGCGAAGTTTGCGGTTCTTAAGTCAAATTTAATTGACAAATTATTTGCAATCGTTGGTGGAAAAACAGCTCAGGGTGTTCAAAATGATTTAGGTGAAGAGGTACTACCAAAAGGTAAGAAGTATACATTGAAGATGTTAAATTCTGTAGATGATTATGCTCACCTTACACAAGGTACCTGGACCACAGACGATCATACAAATGCACTTGTAGCAGATCTTCTTCATAATTATAAAATTAAAGAGAACGATCTTCAGGGTAATTTAAGACGAGAGAAATTTACTATTTCTGTAGGAGATGAGCTTCCTTCTGGAATCTTGAAACTTGCTAAAGTTTATATAGCTAAAAAGCGTAAACTTAAAGTAGGGGATAAGATGGCAGGACGTCACGGTAACAAAGGTATTGTTGCTCGTATCGTTCGTCAAGAAGATATGCCATTCTTAGACGATGGAACACCGGTTGATATCGTATTAAATCCGCTTGGGGTACCTTCTCGTATGAACATTGGTCAGATTTATGAAACTGTTCTTGGATGGGCAGGTCAGAAATTAGGTAAGAAATATGCTACACCAATTTTCGATGGAGCATCTTTAGATAAAATCAATGAGCTTACTGATGAAGCCGGTATTCCTAGATTTGGACATACTTACTTATTTGATGGTGGTACAGGACAACGTTTTGACCAGAGAGCAACTGTAGGTGTTATCTACATGCTTAAACTAGGTCACATGATCGACGATAAGATGCATGCACGTTCTATTGGACCGTACTCTCTTATTACTCAGCAACCACTTGGTGGTAAAGCTCAGTTTGGAGGTCAGCGTTTTGGTGAGATGGAGGTTTGGGCTCTTGAGGCATACGGTGCGTCGAGTACTCTACGTGAAATCTTAACCGTAAAATCTGATGACGTGATAGGAAGGGCTAAAACTTACGAAAGTATTGTAAAAGGAGAGCCTATGCCAGAACCAGGATTACCAGAATCTTTCAATGTATTGATGCATGAGTTGAAAGGTCTTGGACTGGATTTAAAATTAGAAGAATAA
- the rpsU gene encoding 30S ribosomal protein S21, whose translation MLIIPVKDGENIDRALKRFKRKFDKTGTMRQLRSRQHFTKPSVERRAQVQKAEYIQHLRDQEDI comes from the coding sequence ATGTTAATAATACCAGTAAAAGACGGAGAGAACATTGATAGAGCGCTTAAGCGTTTTAAGCGTAAATTCGATAAGACAGGAACAATGCGACAGCTAAGAAGTCGTCAGCATTTTACAAAACCGTCTGTAGAACGTAGGGCTCAAGTTCAAAAAGCCGAATATATTCAGCACCTTAGAGATCAAGAAGATATCTAA
- the tuf gene encoding elongation factor Tu, with protein sequence MAKETYDRSKPHLNIGTIGHVDHGKTTLTAAITKVLADAGFSEARAFDQIDNAPEEKDRGITINSSHVEYATGNRHYAHVDCPGHADYVKNMVTGAAQMDGAILVVAATDGPMPQTREHILLGRQVGIPRIVVFLNKVDLVDDEELLELVEMEVRDLLSFYEYDGDNGPVISGSALGALEGDDKWTQSVLDLMEAVDNWIELPQRDVDKDFLLPIEDVFSITGRGTVATGRIETGVANTGDPVEIIGMGAGKLTSTITGVEMFRKILDRGEAGDNVGILLRGIEKTQISRGMVITKPGSVTPHAKFKAEVYILKKEEGGRHTPFHNNYRPQFYVRTTDVTGTINLPEGVEMVMPGDNLTITVELIQPIAMNVGLRFAIREGGRTVGAGQVTEILD encoded by the coding sequence ATGGCAAAGGAAACTTATGATCGTTCCAAACCGCACCTTAATATAGGTACAATTGGACACGTAGATCACGGAAAAACTACTTTAACTGCAGCTATAACTAAAGTTTTGGCTGACGCTGGATTTTCTGAAGCAAGAGCTTTCGATCAAATCGATAACGCTCCTGAGGAAAAAGATAGAGGTATTACTATTAACTCTTCTCACGTAGAGTATGCGACTGGAAACCGTCACTACGCTCACGTTGATTGTCCTGGTCACGCCGATTACGTAAAGAACATGGTAACTGGTGCTGCTCAAATGGACGGTGCTATCCTTGTTGTTGCTGCAACTGATGGTCCTATGCCACAAACTCGTGAACATATCCTTCTTGGACGTCAGGTTGGTATTCCAAGAATCGTTGTATTCTTAAATAAAGTTGACCTTGTTGATGATGAAGAGCTTTTAGAGCTTGTTGAAATGGAAGTTAGAGATCTTCTTTCTTTCTATGAATATGATGGTGATAACGGTCCTGTTATTTCTGGATCTGCTCTTGGTGCTTTAGAAGGTGATGATAAATGGACTCAGTCTGTTTTAGATCTTATGGAAGCAGTTGATAACTGGATTGAACTTCCTCAGCGTGATGTTGATAAAGATTTCCTTTTACCTATAGAAGATGTATTCTCTATTACAGGTCGTGGTACAGTAGCAACTGGACGTATCGAAACTGGTGTTGCTAACACTGGAGATCCTGTAGAGATCATTGGTATGGGAGCTGGAAAATTAACTTCTACTATTACTGGAGTTGAAATGTTCCGTAAAATTCTTGATAGAGGTGAAGCTGGTGATAACGTTGGTATCCTTTTAAGAGGTATTGAGAAAACTCAAATCTCTAGAGGTATGGTTATTACTAAGCCAGGTTCTGTAACTCCTCACGCTAAATTTAAAGCAGAGGTTTATATCCTTAAGAAAGAAGAAGGTGGACGTCACACTCCATTCCATAATAACTACCGTCCTCAGTTCTACGTACGTACAACTGATGTAACTGGAACAATTAATCTTCCAGAAGGAGTTGAGATGGTAATGCCAGGTGATAACCTTACTATTACTGTTGAACTGATCCAGCCAATCGCAATGAATGTTGGTCTACGTTTCGCTATCCGTGAAGGTGGTAGAACAGTAGGAGCTGGACAGGTAACTGAAATTTTAGACTAA